Genomic DNA from Lactuca sativa cultivar Salinas chromosome 8, Lsat_Salinas_v11, whole genome shotgun sequence:
TAGCAAGATCCAAAGAAGACATGCATCAAGACCCAAATTTTATACCTCCAAAGTACTTTTAGATCTTGGTTGCCTTAAGCTTCCAAGATGATTCCACTATCTTATCCTTCCTTCAAGAACATAAAACACACACTCTCAAGCTTAAAATGCTCGCATAATTGATTAGGGTTAGCAAGGGACGATTTGGAAGATGGAGGTTTATGAGGAGGGAGAAGGTCTTGAGgagttaatgatgcttaaataggtcttaaaccctaaacattagggtttgaCCCAGCCACGTATGCCCGACATACGCTTGAGTACGTCCAACCTACTAACATGAAGGCACGACTTCATTAAACAAGCTACAAGACCAATATGCAAGAAAACTCTACTTTAATTCTTACATTAGAGAGTTGTATGTTTATATGTCCTTAAGAACAATGGTACACAACATTTGCTAAATGTGttatattatttgaaataataaaaaatggAAGATGAAAACGATACAAAATACATATCCAACATGTTTTCTAATTTtgtaaaatgaaaaatgaaaatttaatcgGTTTTTATCCAAACATGTTTTCTAAATATTCTACtaaaaactgaaaatgaaaactccattatttttctagaaaaaattATATAAGaaactataaataaataaataatgagcTAAGTCTTCATAAATCAACAACAAAAAAACTACTACTTTTCAAATATGGCATGTCACCGGCACGCGAGTGTCATAACATGATTGtaactagggatgagcaaaaggaccgaaccagCCGGAACCGGTCCGAACCGGACCCGAcccgggaaccggcttcggccaaaatcaagagccgaaccggcccggcggttctaccggttcccgattcctaccggttcttgtcgtgtcttcaaatgttggaaccggtcctcgaaaaatagcatcatatggttccggtttttgccggttctaccggttccgatTATATCGGTTCCTgttcctaccggttcccggttccaaaaatccacaaaaataacgtcccggtcccggcccgaccgggtCTATCAGGTTCCGGTTCCGatgccggttccccggtccatatgctcatccctaattgTAACCTGTAAAAATGGtgaaattaccaaaaaaaaatcGATAAAACGAtggattatttaaaaaataacatgaatctcaaaacagaaaagaaaaaaaaatgtaggTAGTTTTTTGCGAGATTTGCCCTGTATATAAACACCGTATGCCTCACTCTAAATATATAAGCACCACATGATTTTGTTAAATGTGCTTACTGTGACATAAAAGAGGATAAAATAAGAGTATTATTACACGCTCCAAAAAAGATTTGATAAAAATCTAAACACCATATAACCCAATTGTCAAAATCCAACTTACtataaatattttctttttcttttttatataaaaaaaaatccattACATCGCGTACCTTTTAACACATGAATTAAACAAACTCCCTAAAtcattttataataaataaaacccACCCACAAAATTACGTTAgattataaataaaagaaaaccaAATAATAACCCAAAAACAATGCCTCTATTTTTATTTCTAATCAGGTCCATCATACTTGGATCAATCTGTACAAAATAGTTTCCTACACTATAAAATCACCTGCATCCACAAGCGGTACCATGTGCAGCATAGGTTGTACATTGACACCCGCAACCATGGGTCAGGGTCAGAGCTGCAATGCTAAATCTGGTTGCTGCGGTGAACCGATGGATCCAGATGGTCCCACATTTAGGTCCGGTGGAACAGGAACCATAAACTGCCTCTTTGTACCTTGTGCATGACTAGTTGTACCTTGAAACGTTATTCCCATTTTGGAAATATTTCTACCATTTTGGGGTGTTATAAATTTATCGGTTTTTATGACAGTAGAATCTTCAATTTTAGGCGCTATTGGTCCTGAAGACGATGGGGTTTCTGGGTTGTCAGTGGATAATTTGGGGGTATAATTGTAATTTTTGGGTGGAAAAAATGATGTTTCGTTTTCAAATGGCACGCCAGGTGGCAAGGCTTTTTCGATTTTCTTGGAAGCAAATTTCCAGACAATGGGGCCCATATTGGAAGCGAATCGAGCTAGGCTTCTCGCATAACCATGTTCAGCATGAAGACCAACCTAATTACATGAGAAGGGAAGGGTATTTATGACATTTTGGTTGATAATCACCATTTTTGCTAAGGGTATCTTTGATATCATGGAACGGAGATAAAAATAATTCTTATAATTAGGTTGAATaagttgcatttttggtccccaGGAATAACTGATCttttcaattttggtcccaaaaaaaTTTatcttgcaattttggtccttatttgagaTATTTGTAACGTTTTTGGTCCCCATTTCAAGTTTTATGACTAATTTGGGGTCCAAAATTGCAAAATCAGCTATACTCATAGaccaaaatagtcattttacttggaacaACGACCAAAAATGTTACAAgaacctcaaataaggaccaaaatttgCAAAAGAAACCAAAATTGGAAAAAACAGCTATACCCAGGGacaaaaaatgtaatttactccaTTCCATCAAAGGATGAGAAAGAATCACATTCCATTAAGAATGCTCCATTCCTTTCCTATGTTGTAAACAGACATTTTTTTTCCATTCCATTCCTTACATACCTAACACTACCTGATATATCATAATATATTGAACTTGTAGCTGCATTaaacaaaataattttaaaatttaaaacaacTTACAGCTAATAACTGCTTCTTTTCTCCACCAAAGTTGGAAAGCAGAGAATGATTTTGAGCAAAAATAGATGGatgaaactccttgtaagtatcGCGTCTACTTTCGTCTATAATAAAATGTTTGTTCCCATATTTCATATCTGCCCTCCTAATGTTAGCTGCACGTTTTATAAAAcaaatcattaaatccattttttTATACTTAAATtaacaaaatttaaaaagaaaaaactaaaagaaaCCTGGAAACTCTTCATTCCAATCTGATGAGATTTCAGATTGATGTTCACCATTGCGCGTACGATATGATGGATTATACATCGTGGGCCCACGTCTTAAATTGTAAGGAGTGGACTCATTGTCTACAGGAGTTGCCAGGGTGGCACCTGAGGTGGACTCAAGGACAGGAGGTGTGTCCAATGGGGGTCTGCCAGGTGGCTTTTTCAGGTGCTTGCTTGGAGGCCTGCCTCTTCTCACTACCTTTGGTTGCAGCTCACCACCTTCTCCCTCTTGCCTCAGATTTTCAAAATCCCTTTTTGCTAATTCTTGTATAGACCTCGCctaaaattaaacataaattcaaaaaaaaattgacaatataaatataaaaataaataaatacagtTCAGAAAGAAGACTAATAAGCATACCTGCCGAAAGAAAATGGTGTCAGATGGGTTATACTGCATTGCATTTGAACAGATCAAAAAAACATCCGTCTGTAAACACCAAAAGAAAACAAGATTGTTACATGTTTCTAAAAATATTACATATTATTTATTACTACAAAGAAGTAAAGAAAAGGGTATAGAAGTCTTTTATCCGTAAACAAtacaagtatgttgctattatagaCCTCATACCACAAATGCACTTCTCTTAATTATAAACAACCAATGACTAACCTCCAATTCTTCAAGATTTGCATAAAGACCCTTGTTAAGTTTGCTCCTCACAGTGCCAAAATCCATAGGTTGCTCTATAATTTCATGGTAATCAGGAAgctgaatatatatataaaaatttcCCATATCAGTTGTGAATTCTGAACAACTTGCTAAGATCAATAACATAAACTTTCCAAACAAAGTACCTCATCAGGATCAACAGGCTCAGAGAATACTGCATGAGTGTCCTTCCTATAGATGTAAACATACCCAAAGAGCTATCTTAATTAATGAAATTAACGAAATGTATAATAAGAAATTAGAggtgaaagaagaaaagaaagacatACTTTTGAAGTCTGTCAAGAATGAACACCAACAACTTTTTGTCTGGCAAAGGTGTAGTGGGTCCAGCTTCCGATGGTGATCCTGTCCACATATTAAATGGAAAAAATCAAGAAAACCGAAGACCATAAAAACTAAATGCTGGGAATTTCACAACAAGAAAAGAATAGAAAGGGTTTTTGATTAAGACCATGCAGCGTGTGTGTGTCCATCGCTTTCTGAACCTTTCCACCCTACAAGCATAAAATTCACCACCATTGTTAAGCAAAGAAAAATTATCGTAGCTTGATGCACTTGATTAAAGACTCGACAAACACTCACAGTAAAAGGGAAAGTCAAAGTCACAGGGAAGTATTATCAAGCAAGATAAGAGCCAGATGGCAAGTACAGGTGAACTGAAAGAATATCAGAGAACAATAACACCATTAAATAAGAGACAAATTCCAACTTTTTCTGGGGACATGATGGTGGATGAATGTTCTTTTTGTTACACGTAGAATACAGATTGGACAGATTTACAGGAAACAATCAATCAACGATGGATAAAGTAACGAAAGTAACAATTTTAATTTCGGAAGCAGAAACCTTGGAAatttaaagaagaaaagaaataaatataAACACTTTTTACATAGATCCATAGATTTTAATTTATAGTCACTGCACTATTTACTACAAACAAAACTTGACCAAGTCAAAACAAAGACATTACACACTGTCTTCGGAATTCCGATCTGAgaagaaaattaaaaaagaaaaaagaaaaaaagaaggtCCGGATCACGCGCGAAAATCCCCAAAAATCAGATTTAAAAACTGCAAAAAATCATATTTCCCTCGATTTTGTCAGTTTCGAAATCCTTATACTTTCGTAAACCTCGTTATTTATTGTTTTCTCTCTGGTCTACTAATTTTCGATTCGGGACATCAGAATTTACAGCTCAAAAAAGGAccactaaaccctaattttttaggcTTTTATGAAACATTACCTGATGATG
This window encodes:
- the LOC111889344 gene encoding uncharacterized protein LOC111889344: MGKAGGTTPAKKKKGRPSLVDLKKRALEEQELQNYQQSQPRSARRNPNSATAADDVSVDEEEYYEDDDDDERKEKKVKLVVRLPQLNQHPHLSTDLVRSSSINSASCGSDSNADVDNRKINSGSGGILTHHQGGKVQKAMDTHTLHGSPSEAGPTTPLPDKKLLVFILDRLQKKDTHAVFSEPVDPDELPDYHEIIEQPMDFGTVRSKLNKGLYANLEELETDVFLICSNAMQYNPSDTIFFRQARSIQELAKRDFENLRQEGEGGELQPKVVRRGRPPSKHLKKPPGRPPLDTPPVLESTSGATLATPVDNESTPYNLRRGPTMYNPSYRTRNGEHQSEISSDWNEEFPANIRRADMKYGNKHFIIDESRRDTYKEFHPSIFAQNHSLLSNFGGEKKQLLAVGLHAEHGYARSLARFASNMGPIVWKFASKKIEKALPPGVPFENETSFFPPKNYNYTPKLSTDNPETPSSSGPIAPKIEDSTVIKTDKFITPQNGRNISKMGITFQGTTSHAQGTKRQFMVPVPPDLNVGPSGSIGSPQQPDLALQL